Within the Bacillus sp. FSL K6-3431 genome, the region TGGATGTGGTAAAGGACGTTTAAATTTTTATATTCATTATCTGTTTAAAGCATCAGCTATTGGAATCGAAATGAATAAGATATTTTATCAAGAGGCAATGGAAAATCTTAATAGTTATACGAAGAAAAATAAAAAAGGTTTAGAGAAGATTCATTTTCATTGTTGCTTAGCGGAAGAGTATCAGATTGATCCATTGGATAACCGTTTTTATTTCTTTAACCCTTTTTCGATACAAATTTTCATGAGAATTATATATAATATATTGCTTTCTGTGGAAAAGTCACAACGAGAAATAGAACTAGTATTATATTATGGATCAAGGGAATATGTATTTTTTTTAGATAACTACACCTCATTTGAATTGGAAAGGGAAATAGTACTTCCAAGTTTGTATGAACACGATCCTTATGAAAAGTTTTTAATATATAGATTATTATTTTAGAAACCTAATTGAATGAAATTTAAAAGCAGTATTAAGAAAACCAGGCGAAATACCCGGTTCTTTTATAACTATTCGAATATGAGTGTTGTTTTCCGTAGTACTCGCTTTCCGCTAGCATAACAATTACCTTTGCAAAAAGACTACTCATGATTCTGAAAGTGATTTTTGAATCGCTTTTTTTATTGATATGGTGTCTATTTTGATGATAGTTTAATCCATTAATTTCAATAATCGATTACTTTAATGATCTTTTGACAATTCTCCATTTCATCCTCCATGAAATCTGTTGTGTTTTTGATGGGAATCTTATATGAACTAAAAATCATTGATTGTTGATTTTTAGCAGGTTCGGTTGATTGGGGCGGAAGGCGGCGACTGGAGCGGAAATCAACGGTATTCTAAAATAGATCCTTACATTAAAAGGACTTTTTTAGTGCCCTCAAAAATACTTACTCATTTTTTATCTATGTCCGACGATGCTGTTTTATCATACACACCATCATAAGTGACTGGCCAAAAAAAGTATGTCAATTAACAATCCCAACATAGGAATATTTCAATATGTGTTCTATTGGAATATAGAAATGCCTACCTGAATAGTATTAAAAGCATCAAAGAATAACGCTTAATGATATCTATCAGATGATAAAAAGGTAGGAGAGAAAAATGGGAATGTTTAAAGGGGCAATCGTGATGGTGTTAGTTGCTAGTTTAATAGGTTTAGTTGGGTGTTCAGGAAAATCAGCAAAGGAAAAGGAGTTGGAGGAAAAAGTAGCAAAACTAGAGAAGCAAATTAACACGAATAAGAAAAAAGAGGAAGTAAAACAAAAAGAAGCACAACAAAAAGAGGAAGAAGAGCAACCACTTGCAGTAAAAGTGGTGGATCCTAATACAAAAGAGGTTATTAAAACATTTTCTCCAGAAGAAATGGGATATGGGTCTAATGATGAATATAAAGAAGAAGTTAAAAAGTGGGTAAATGATGTGGCTAGAGGAACAGAAACAACGGATGGATACGATCAGAGAATGATCCCAGATAAAATAGGAGAAGATGGACAGATCATAAAAGGAATACCTAGAGTAATATTAGAGGAATCTGAGCTATTTAAAAAAGTAATTAGTGCGTTTTCAGAAGGTGGAACAGTTGAATTACCTCTATATGTAAGTGAAAGTGGATATAAAACGGAAGAAGTTTCACAATTGGGAGAAGTGATGGTCGCTTCATATACGACAAATTTCGATAGTAGTGTAGCTGGGAGAACAAAAAATATAGAACTTTCTGCGCAGGCAATCAATAATGTAATTCTCGGAGTGGACGATATATTTTCTTTTAACACGACTGTTGGACCGAGCGATGAAGCACACGGATATCAAAAAGCAATGGAAGCATTAAACGGAAAATTAGTGGAAGGAATTGGTGGCGGTATCTGTCAGACGTCATCTACTTTGTTTAATGCGGTAGATAAATTAGGTGTTTCTTATGTGGAGAAGCATCATCATTCGTTAAATGTTGGGTATGTACCGGATGGAAGAGATGCAACCGTATCATACGGAGGGTTGGATTTTAGGTTTCAAAATTCTGTAGGTGTTCCACTGTTATTGCAAGCTATTGCAAATAATGGAACACTAACCGTAGAGGTTAGAACGTCTAAAGTAAATCAAGGTCTAATAAAAACAGGAAATAATTAAGTTATTACGGGATTGAAAAATGGACATTTAAATAATAAAAGCTTAGATATACGAATCTTTATTTCAAAATGGAGGTATCATTTAAAATAAATAACATCCATTGTATCTGTATAAAAAATGTCAAACTCCACATAAAACACTCCAATATAGTAAAGCTTATCAATATATTGGAGGTGTAGGAAATGGAGAAAAAGGACTTTGAGAAAATATATGATGAGTATCGTGGAAGTAACCAAGAGACCAATATTACTGATCAAGAAGATACAATGGGAAAAGAAGAAATTATTGCGGTACGGAAAAATAATGATGGAAATCTTATTGCTTTTAAAACGAAAACAGGGCGTGAATTGGATTATATAACGGCTCTGGATGAAGCAAAGGCAGGGAAAATTGCTAATATTGATGTATTTCATAAATATGACCGAGACATTATTCGCAGCGAACCTGATGGGATAGAAGAAAACAATTTAGATAACCTCCCTTTATTTTAGAGGATGTTCAAAAAATCACCAAATGATAAAAGGAGAATTTCCTCGTTGGCACTTTTTAGTTAACAGTTATCCCCCACATCCATTCAATGTGAGGGATAACTGTTTATAGATTATTATTTTGTTGCTCTATCTCTTTACGGGCTTGAATTAAATTTGCTGTTTCAAACGCCCGATGTTCATTCACGGAATCGCCAGGCTCCAAATTGTTTAAATTTGCCTGAACCTTCATTTTCTCCTCGTCTATACTAGCATTTAATTTCTTCTTCACGTTAGTCACTCCATTTAAAGAAATTCTTCTATTCTATAGCTTTTACGAATGTATAACC harbors:
- a CDS encoding VanW family protein translates to MGMFKGAIVMVLVASLIGLVGCSGKSAKEKELEEKVAKLEKQINTNKKKEEVKQKEAQQKEEEEQPLAVKVVDPNTKEVIKTFSPEEMGYGSNDEYKEEVKKWVNDVARGTETTDGYDQRMIPDKIGEDGQIIKGIPRVILEESELFKKVISAFSEGGTVELPLYVSESGYKTEEVSQLGEVMVASYTTNFDSSVAGRTKNIELSAQAINNVILGVDDIFSFNTTVGPSDEAHGYQKAMEALNGKLVEGIGGGICQTSSTLFNAVDKLGVSYVEKHHHSLNVGYVPDGRDATVSYGGLDFRFQNSVGVPLLLQAIANNGTLTVEVRTSKVNQGLIKTGNN
- a CDS encoding methyltransferase; translated protein: MKERFYDDLLNVKTIGEQKGFNKSKHYHRYEATPYNALEKLFQQYELKSSDRIVDFGCGKGRLNFYIHYLFKASAIGIEMNKIFYQEAMENLNSYTKKNKKGLEKIHFHCCLAEEYQIDPLDNRFYFFNPFSIQIFMRIIYNILLSVEKSQREIELVLYYGSREYVFFLDNYTSFELEREIVLPSLYEHDPYEKFLIYRLLF
- a CDS encoding DUF3892 domain-containing protein — its product is MEKKDFEKIYDEYRGSNQETNITDQEDTMGKEEIIAVRKNNDGNLIAFKTKTGRELDYITALDEAKAGKIANIDVFHKYDRDIIRSEPDGIEENNLDNLPLF